A single genomic interval of Ramlibacter sp. harbors:
- a CDS encoding LysR family transcriptional regulator, with the protein MDRFDAMQAFARVVETGSFTKAADTLHMSKTSVTQLVQQLEARLRVKLLNRTTRKVNVTADGAAYYERVQRLLADMDDAETSLSSATAVPGGRLRVDVPSPLARMILIPALPSFHTRYPDIQIDMGVSDRRVDLIDESVDCVVRGGHVASQSLRARQVGDLQLRACAAPGYLARAGTPSHPQALHDADHRIVGFLWSRGGKTAPQVMYRGEERVEVRGRYMLAVDDGNAYLAAGLAGLGILWLPEYMCKEYLARGELMSLFEDWHCDPMPLYVAYPPNRRVSAKLRVFIDWVAALMAQHAPVVKRHSA; encoded by the coding sequence ATGGACCGTTTTGACGCCATGCAGGCCTTTGCCCGCGTGGTGGAGACCGGCAGCTTCACCAAGGCCGCCGACACGCTCCACATGAGCAAGACCAGCGTGACCCAATTGGTGCAGCAACTGGAGGCCCGCTTGCGCGTCAAGCTGCTCAACCGCACCACGCGCAAAGTCAACGTCACCGCCGATGGCGCGGCCTATTACGAGCGTGTGCAGCGCCTGCTGGCCGACATGGACGACGCCGAGACCAGCCTTTCAAGCGCCACCGCAGTCCCTGGTGGCCGGCTGCGCGTGGATGTACCCAGCCCCTTGGCCCGCATGATCCTGATTCCGGCGCTGCCGTCATTCCACACGCGCTACCCCGACATTCAGATCGACATGGGGGTGAGTGACCGCAGGGTGGACCTGATTGACGAGAGCGTGGATTGCGTCGTGCGTGGGGGCCACGTCGCCAGCCAGTCCCTCAGGGCGCGCCAAGTGGGCGACCTGCAACTTCGGGCCTGCGCTGCACCGGGCTATCTGGCGCGCGCGGGAACACCGTCGCACCCGCAGGCCTTGCACGACGCGGACCATCGCATCGTGGGCTTCCTGTGGTCGCGCGGGGGCAAGACCGCGCCCCAAGTCATGTACCGCGGTGAGGAGCGCGTCGAGGTACGGGGCCGCTACATGCTTGCTGTGGACGATGGCAATGCCTACCTTGCGGCTGGGCTGGCGGGCCTGGGCATACTGTGGTTGCCCGAGTACATGTGCAAGGAGTACCTGGCCCGTGGTGAACTGATGTCCTTGTTTGAAGACTGGCATTGCGACCCCATGCCGCTTTATGTGGCTTACCCGCCAAACCGGCGTGTCAGCGCCAAGCTGCGCGTGTTCATCGACTGGGTGGCTGCGCTGATGGCGCAACATGCACCTGTGGTGAAGCGGCATTCCGCGTGA
- a CDS encoding sulfatase-like hydrolase/transferase, giving the protein MRQFPVRARPRWGLVLAGVALLLLVLLIAPQLYLLKMMPAWLLLAVGAMGYFVRRRFLDAALFLGAHVGAAFFGEPAVGPLALAVLVLGLLAVSGRPLFSVLAGGALFGLFLQSVELKQRFAGSVLTWQDVRYFFLQFSDNVGVFTSQPTLLMYAGIALLVSTGVAVGVWRMDRPAIAGHSHTPRHHRALARGLACGIALWCGYELEEASRVESLTNPWHFSASVTHTPVSTFLSTLHIQPKAAYHKVDTRQFAQEVRALSPGPGASPTPADIVLFLQESQFNPAAISGCPPALCQSGLFEARAETTDDGELRVHIQGGGTWLSEFALETGLPHSIFGRAGEFAPFNIAPDVNRSFVRSLKSAGYHTVAIYPVRGGMMNARKAYEGYGFDEFLDASDLGIPGTYDTPDAVIHEAAVKALHAARQHGKPVFLMAVTIFNHGEHGVEMQRVPAPIRDAAQATAGPDSEKANLADYVWRTREFEAAYNQTRDAVLGSSRPAVLAWFGDHQPPFGSAPGLRDRIRASVTKPAVPDRYVTWYNISTNRSPAPTAGKRHRIDIAFLPGLLAQRAGVPLDDWLAANVLVRERCAGLLIECADASTRSAYLSYLFDDLHAFR; this is encoded by the coding sequence ATGCGGCAATTCCCGGTTCGAGCCAGACCCCGGTGGGGCCTTGTCCTGGCAGGGGTTGCGCTGCTCCTGCTGGTCCTGTTGATCGCGCCCCAGCTCTATCTGCTCAAGATGATGCCAGCATGGCTGCTTCTGGCTGTTGGCGCCATGGGCTATTTTGTCCGCCGCCGCTTTCTTGACGCGGCTCTTTTTCTCGGCGCCCACGTTGGCGCGGCATTCTTCGGGGAGCCCGCAGTCGGGCCGCTGGCGCTGGCGGTTCTCGTCCTCGGCCTGCTTGCCGTGTCAGGCAGACCGCTCTTTTCCGTACTTGCCGGCGGTGCCCTGTTCGGGTTGTTCCTGCAGAGCGTCGAGTTGAAGCAGCGCTTTGCCGGATCTGTCCTGACCTGGCAGGACGTGCGCTACTTCTTTTTGCAGTTCAGCGACAACGTGGGGGTGTTTACCAGCCAGCCCACGCTCCTGATGTACGCGGGTATCGCGCTGCTGGTGTCCACGGGTGTCGCCGTCGGTGTGTGGCGGATGGATCGCCCCGCCATTGCAGGGCACTCCCACACCCCACGCCATCACCGCGCCCTGGCGCGCGGGCTGGCATGTGGCATTGCGCTGTGGTGCGGCTACGAACTGGAGGAGGCGTCCCGGGTCGAAAGCCTGACCAACCCCTGGCATTTTTCGGCATCGGTGACGCACACGCCGGTTTCGACATTCCTGTCCACGCTTCACATTCAGCCCAAGGCGGCGTATCACAAGGTCGACACCCGGCAGTTCGCGCAGGAGGTCCGGGCGCTTTCACCGGGACCTGGCGCGTCCCCAACACCCGCCGATATTGTCCTGTTCCTCCAGGAGAGTCAGTTCAATCCGGCGGCCATCAGCGGCTGCCCGCCGGCTCTTTGCCAGTCTGGATTGTTCGAAGCGCGGGCCGAAACAACCGATGACGGCGAATTGCGTGTGCACATCCAGGGAGGCGGAACCTGGCTGTCGGAATTCGCGCTTGAAACAGGACTCCCTCATTCAATCTTTGGTCGTGCAGGAGAATTTGCGCCCTTCAATATCGCGCCAGATGTCAACCGGTCGTTTGTCCGGTCACTCAAGTCGGCCGGGTATCACACCGTTGCCATCTACCCGGTCCGCGGCGGGATGATGAATGCCCGCAAGGCCTATGAAGGGTACGGTTTCGACGAGTTTCTGGACGCCAGCGACCTTGGCATCCCCGGCACGTACGACACGCCTGATGCGGTGATTCACGAGGCCGCGGTCAAGGCGCTTCACGCCGCGCGGCAACACGGAAAGCCCGTCTTCCTGATGGCGGTGACGATCTTCAATCATGGTGAGCATGGCGTGGAAATGCAGCGGGTTCCGGCGCCGATCAGGGATGCAGCACAGGCCACGGCGGGACCAGACAGCGAGAAGGCCAATCTTGCGGACTATGTCTGGAGGACAAGGGAGTTTGAAGCGGCCTACAACCAAACCCGGGACGCCGTGCTTGGGTCTTCCAGGCCCGCTGTTCTGGCGTGGTTCGGAGACCATCAACCTCCTTTTGGAAGTGCTCCGGGCCTGCGGGATCGCATCAGGGCTTCCGTCACGAAGCCGGCCGTCCCGGACCGCTACGTCACCTGGTACAACATCTCGACCAACCGGTCCCCTGCCCCAACCGCCGGGAAACGCCATCGGATCGACATTGCTTTCCTGCCGGGCTTGCTGGCTCAGAGG
- a CDS encoding DNA polymerase Y family protein, translating to MHWLALQPPEGEQAAWGWRALQFTPRVAWMDEALVLEISGSQRLWGGHERLLRRLFKPKVAGVHIPWAQGATSFIAVALLRLALREQAAPAAVPGQLPLATLTAALAHLDTLERTGCRTWGQLRALPRGGVARRFGAPLLEALDAAWGERPERHAWLTLPEVFDLRLELPALATGGPELMWAAQRLLGALQVWLRLRQQGVLALELEWTHDLRRLDGVDLPRHGQLPIRTAQPTQDMAHLRRLMGEHLSRTTLRAPVNHLRLRTLQSAPWAGASTSLLPEDQVKGERLHELVERLSVRLGEHNVTVPQARADHRPERMQRWVPARGQVGQGRPAPAATAISGAAAATNTLAALYPPWLLPTPLPLRVQHDQPHYQGPLQMLTRAQRLEAGWWDGAAPAALRDYYIARSPQAGLVWVYCERPLAGNSAARWFLQGLYG from the coding sequence ATGCACTGGCTCGCATTGCAGCCGCCTGAGGGCGAGCAGGCGGCCTGGGGCTGGCGCGCGCTGCAGTTCACGCCCCGCGTGGCCTGGATGGACGAGGCGCTGGTGCTGGAGATCTCGGGCTCGCAGCGGCTGTGGGGCGGCCATGAACGCCTGCTGCGCCGGCTTTTCAAGCCAAAAGTGGCTGGAGTCCATATCCCGTGGGCACAGGGCGCTACATCTTTCATAGCAGTTGCCTTGTTGCGCCTTGCGCTGCGCGAGCAGGCCGCCCCTGCGGCCGTGCCCGGCCAGCTGCCGCTGGCCACCCTGACCGCGGCGCTGGCGCACCTGGACACGCTGGAGCGCACGGGCTGCCGCACCTGGGGCCAGCTGCGCGCGTTGCCACGCGGTGGTGTGGCTCGCCGCTTTGGCGCCCCGTTGCTCGAAGCGCTGGACGCGGCCTGGGGCGAGCGCCCCGAGCGCCATGCCTGGCTGACCCTGCCCGAGGTGTTTGACCTGCGGCTGGAACTGCCCGCGCTGGCCACCGGCGGGCCCGAGCTGATGTGGGCGGCCCAGCGGCTGCTGGGGGCCTTGCAGGTGTGGCTGCGGCTGCGCCAGCAGGGCGTGCTGGCGCTGGAGCTGGAATGGACGCACGACCTGCGCCGCCTGGACGGCGTTGACCTGCCGCGCCATGGGCAGTTGCCCATCCGCACGGCCCAGCCCACGCAGGACATGGCCCACCTGCGCCGGCTCATGGGCGAGCACCTGTCACGCACCACATTGCGCGCCCCGGTCAACCACCTGCGCCTGCGCACGCTGCAGTCCGCCCCCTGGGCCGGCGCCAGCACCAGCCTGCTGCCCGAAGACCAGGTCAAGGGCGAACGCCTGCACGAGCTGGTCGAGCGCCTGAGCGTGCGCCTGGGCGAGCACAACGTCACGGTGCCGCAGGCCCGGGCCGACCACCGGCCCGAGCGCATGCAGCGCTGGGTGCCGGCGCGCGGGCAGGTGGGGCAGGGCAGGCCGGCGCCGGCCGCAACCGCCATCTCCGGCGCAGCTGCCGCAACCAACACCCTGGCCGCCCTGTACCCGCCCTGGCTGCTGCCCACGCCGCTGCCCCTGCGGGTGCAGCACGACCAGCCGCATTACCAGGGGCCGCTGCAAATGCTCACGCGCGCCCAGCGGCTGGAGGCTGGCTGGTGGGATGGCGCGGCCCCGGCGGCGCTGCGCGACTACTACATCGCGCGCAGCCCGCAGGCCGGCCTGGTGTGGGTGTACTGCGAGCGGCCGCTGGCCGGCAACAGCGCCGCCCGCTGGTTTTTGCAGGGCCTGTATGGCTGA
- the imuA gene encoding translesion DNA synthesis-associated protein ImuA, protein MPALALVPPVEPADLPHVWRVDELAMGEERVLSSGHAALDAQLPGGGWPLGGMVELLQAQPASPVWPLLLPALAQVVQQQPGPVVLVAAPFEPFGPGLSAQGLPGERLLCVRADKPGARLWAAEQALRCAEVAAVLAWLPQARSADLRRLHLAAQQQGRLLFVMRTLAAQHESSPARLRLWLQGTDSLQVHLLKRRGPPLLAPLVLPLHAPLLAALLAARRGRRAGQDVAPAPATVAASAPALDRIPRRAHALARIAAA, encoded by the coding sequence ATGCCTGCCCTTGCCCTCGTTCCTCCGGTTGAACCGGCCGACCTGCCTCACGTCTGGCGGGTGGACGAGCTCGCCATGGGGGAAGAGCGCGTGCTGTCCTCGGGCCATGCGGCACTGGACGCGCAACTGCCCGGCGGCGGCTGGCCGCTGGGGGGCATGGTGGAACTGCTGCAGGCGCAGCCCGCCTCGCCGGTGTGGCCACTGCTGTTGCCCGCGCTGGCCCAGGTGGTGCAGCAGCAGCCGGGGCCGGTGGTGCTGGTGGCCGCACCTTTTGAGCCCTTTGGCCCCGGCCTGTCGGCGCAGGGCCTGCCGGGCGAGCGGCTGCTCTGCGTGCGGGCCGACAAGCCTGGCGCGCGGCTGTGGGCCGCCGAGCAGGCCCTGCGCTGCGCCGAGGTGGCGGCCGTGCTGGCCTGGCTGCCGCAGGCGCGCAGCGCTGATCTGCGGCGCCTGCACCTGGCGGCCCAGCAGCAGGGGCGGCTGCTGTTTGTGATGCGTACGCTGGCGGCGCAGCATGAGTCGTCCCCCGCGCGGCTGCGGCTGTGGCTGCAGGGCACCGACAGCCTGCAGGTGCACTTGCTCAAGCGGCGTGGCCCGCCGCTGCTGGCGCCGCTGGTGCTGCCGTTGCATGCGCCGCTGCTGGCCGCCTTGCTGGCTGCGCGGCGCGGCCGCCGTGCGGGGCAGGACGTGGCACCGGCGCCGGCCACAGTTGCGGCATCGGCGCCGGCGCTGGACCGCATTCCCCGGAGGGCCCATGCACTGGCTCGCATTGCAGCCGCCTGA
- a CDS encoding ABC transporter ATP-binding protein, whose product MFRLFEKLLHPYPEAEPTLPPKGFLAFVWACTAGLRGYIATLALLGAAIAAYEAMLFAMLGHVVDWLGHVQPGQLWAEQGNTLRLLAAVLVASTGVIALQTIVKHQTLAINFPLRLRWNFHRLMLGQSMAFYSDEFAGRITTKVMQTALSVREMIFTTTDVMVGIGVYFITIAVLAAGFDARLLWPLMAWLVLYAASVVYFVPRLGRIGKAQADARSMMTGRITDAYTNISTVKLFSHTQREAHFARAAMQEFMATGYSQMRLVSAFEIVNHALVVGLIIAVTATALWLWSLGQIGVGAVAAVTAMALRISGMSHWIMWEMTSLFENIGTVQDGISTLTRPRVVVDAPDATALQVPRGEVRFEQARFSYGKKRPVIDGLSLTVRPGEKIGLIGRSGAGKSTLVNLLLRFHDLEGGRILIDGQDIAHVTQDSLRSHIGMVTQDTSLLHRSMRDNILYGRPDAGDDAMVAAARRAEAHDFIGGLTDLQGRNGYDAHVGERGVKLSGGQRQRIAIARVMLKDAPILLLDEATSALDSEVEAAIQTSLNTLMQGKTVIAIAHRLSTIAAMDRLIVLDAGRIVEEGDHRSLLAQGGLYARLWAHQSGGFLGETDEEDAALELEVRG is encoded by the coding sequence TTGTTTCGCCTTTTCGAAAAACTCCTTCACCCCTACCCCGAGGCCGAACCCACCCTGCCGCCCAAGGGGTTCCTTGCCTTCGTCTGGGCCTGCACGGCCGGGCTGCGCGGCTACATCGCCACGCTGGCGCTGCTGGGCGCGGCCATTGCCGCCTATGAGGCCATGCTGTTTGCCATGCTGGGCCACGTGGTGGACTGGCTGGGCCATGTGCAGCCGGGCCAGCTCTGGGCCGAGCAGGGCAACACGCTGCGCCTGCTGGCCGCCGTGCTGGTGGCCAGCACCGGCGTGATTGCGCTGCAGACCATCGTCAAGCACCAGACGCTGGCCATCAACTTCCCGCTGCGCCTGCGCTGGAACTTCCACCGGCTGATGCTGGGCCAGAGCATGGCCTTTTACTCCGACGAGTTCGCCGGGCGCATCACCACCAAGGTGATGCAGACGGCGCTGTCGGTGCGCGAGATGATCTTCACCACCACCGACGTGATGGTGGGCATTGGCGTGTACTTCATCACCATTGCCGTGCTGGCCGCGGGCTTTGATGCGCGGCTGCTGTGGCCGCTGATGGCCTGGCTGGTGCTGTACGCGGCCTCGGTGGTTTACTTTGTGCCGCGGCTGGGCCGCATCGGCAAGGCCCAGGCCGATGCGCGCTCGATGATGACCGGGCGCATCACCGATGCCTACACCAACATCTCCACCGTCAAGCTGTTCTCGCACACCCAGCGCGAGGCGCACTTTGCGCGCGCGGCCATGCAGGAGTTCATGGCCACGGGCTACAGCCAGATGCGGCTGGTCAGCGCGTTCGAGATCGTCAACCACGCACTGGTGGTGGGCCTGATCATTGCCGTGACGGCCACGGCGTTGTGGCTGTGGTCGCTGGGGCAGATCGGCGTGGGCGCGGTGGCGGCGGTGACGGCCATGGCGCTGCGCATCAGCGGCATGTCGCACTGGATCATGTGGGAGATGACCTCGCTGTTCGAGAACATCGGCACCGTGCAGGACGGCATCAGCACGCTGACCCGCCCGCGCGTGGTGGTTGATGCGCCGGACGCCACCGCGCTGCAGGTGCCGCGCGGCGAGGTGCGGTTCGAGCAGGCGCGATTCAGCTACGGCAAGAAGCGCCCGGTGATCGACGGCCTGTCGCTCACCGTGCGCCCCGGCGAAAAAATCGGCCTGATCGGCCGATCCGGCGCGGGCAAGTCCACGCTGGTCAACCTGCTGCTGCGCTTTCATGACCTGGAGGGCGGGCGCATCCTGATTGACGGGCAGGACATTGCCCACGTCACGCAGGACAGCCTGCGCAGCCACATCGGCATGGTGACGCAGGACACCTCGCTGCTGCACCGCTCGATGCGCGACAACATCCTCTATGGCCGCCCCGACGCGGGCGACGATGCCATGGTGGCCGCCGCGCGGCGCGCCGAGGCGCACGACTTCATCGGCGGGCTGACCGACCTGCAGGGCCGCAACGGCTATGACGCCCATGTGGGCGAGCGCGGTGTCAAGCTCTCGGGCGGGCAGCGCCAGCGCATCGCCATTGCACGCGTGATGCTGAAGGACGCGCCCATCCTGCTGCTGGACGAAGCCACCAGCGCGCTGGACTCCGAGGTGGAAGCCGCGATCCAGACCAGCCTGAACACCCTGATGCAGGGCAAGACCGTGATCGCGATTGCCCACCGCCTGTCCACCATCGCCGCCATGGACCGCCTGATCGTGCTGGACGCCGGGCGCATCGTGGAGGAAGGCGACCACCGCAGCCTGCTGGCCCAGGGCGGGCTGTATGCGCGGCTGTGGGCGCATCAGAGCGGTGGGTTTCTGGGGGAGACGGATGAGGAAGACGCTGCACTTGAGTTGGAAGTGAGGGGGTAG
- a CDS encoding RidA family protein has product MNSRDVVFPPGRQALYDRNRYSPAIRSNGLLFVSGQVGSREDGSPEPDLAAQARLAFDNLNAVLAAAGCTFDDVIDVTVFIVDPQANFDTIWNVIPAYWGDAPHPTLTGVGVTWLYGFQFEIKVIAKLPKGQ; this is encoded by the coding sequence ATGAACTCACGCGATGTTGTTTTTCCCCCTGGGCGCCAGGCACTGTATGACAGGAACCGCTATTCCCCGGCCATCCGCTCCAACGGCCTTCTGTTTGTTTCGGGGCAAGTCGGCAGCCGTGAAGATGGCTCGCCCGAACCCGACCTGGCCGCGCAGGCGCGGCTTGCGTTCGACAACCTCAATGCCGTGCTGGCAGCGGCAGGCTGCACTTTTGACGATGTGATTGATGTCACCGTCTTCATCGTTGACCCTCAGGCCAACTTCGACACCATCTGGAATGTGATTCCAGCCTACTGGGGCGACGCGCCCCACCCCACTCTGACGGGCGTGGGCGTGACGTGGCTCTACGGCTTCCAGTTTGAAATCAAGGTGATTGCCAAGCTGCCAAAGGGGCAGTGA